One segment of Variovorax sp. PAMC28562 DNA contains the following:
- a CDS encoding pyridoxamine 5'-phosphate oxidase family protein, which produces MTTTNEHDKLFDLIKDTRFGMLTHRHSDGQLHSHPLTTQNKKVDEASTLYFFVPKDGDIARHVASDGSVNVAYANTDADSYVSVTGQASLLEDQAKKNELFNPAAKAWFPKGPTDPNVGLLAVKILDAEYWDVTDSKMVQLFKIAKAAMTGEPLKDLGEHKKLNVT; this is translated from the coding sequence ATGACCACCACCAACGAACACGACAAGCTCTTCGACCTGATCAAGGACACGCGCTTCGGCATGCTGACCCACCGTCATAGCGACGGTCAGTTGCACAGTCACCCGCTGACCACGCAGAACAAAAAGGTCGATGAGGCTTCGACGCTCTACTTCTTCGTGCCGAAAGATGGCGACATCGCCCGGCACGTGGCGAGCGACGGCAGCGTGAACGTGGCGTATGCCAACACCGATGCCGACAGCTATGTGTCTGTCACGGGTCAGGCGTCGCTGCTGGAAGATCAGGCCAAGAAGAACGAACTGTTCAACCCTGCCGCCAAGGCGTGGTTTCCCAAGGGTCCGACCGACCCGAACGTGGGTTTGCTCGCCGTCAAGATCCTCGATGCGGAATACTGGGACGTTACCGACAGCAAGATGGTCCAGCTCTTCAAGATAGCCAAAGCCGCGATGACCGGCGAGCCACTGAAAGATCTGGGCGAGCACAAGAAACTGAACGTGACCTGA
- a CDS encoding bifunctional aconitate hydratase 2/2-methylisocitrate dehydratase codes for MLQAYVDHVAERAALGIPPLPLTAQQTSEVIELMKNATSKDGEFLLNLITYRVPAGVDDAAKVKASYLAAVAHGTEKTLLMSRARATELLGTMLGGYNISPMVDLLDDPEVGPVAAEGLKKTLLMFDQFHDVKEKADKGNANAIAVLQSWADAEWFTSRPEVPQSITVSIFKVPGEINTDDLSPAPDAFSRPDIPMHALAMHKNARPGLDERALPEEDGKRGPVKFIGDLRARGNLVAYVGDVVGTGSSRKSATNSVLWFTGEDIPYVPNKRFGGVCLGGKIAPIFYNTMEDSGALPIELDVSQMEMGDVVELRPYDGKALKDGKVIAEFQVKSDVLFDEVRAGGRIPLIIGRGLTTKAREALGLPVSTLFRLPISPVDTHKGFTLAQKMVGRACGLPVVDGNQQGVRPGTYCEPKMTSVGSQDTTGPMTRDELKDLACLGFSADLVMQSFCHTAAYPKKVDVKMHHELPDFMATRGGVSLRPGDGVIHSWLNRLLTPDTVGTGGDSHTRFPIGISFPAGSGLVAFAAATGVMPLDMPESVLVRFKGKMQPGVTLRDLVNAIPLYAIKAGLLTVAKQGKVNVFSGRILEIEGLPDLKVEQAFELSDASAERSAAGCTVHLNKEPIMEYINSNITLMRWMIAEGYADGRTLARRIAAQEAWLRDPQLMKGDADADYAAVIEIDLADIHEPICACPNDPDDVKTLSDVAGVQIDEVFIGSCMTNIGHFRAASKLLEGKRDIPVKLWIAPPTKMDAQQLSEEGHYGVFGNAGARTEMPGCSLCMGNQAQVREGATVMSTSTRNFPNRLGKNSNVYLGSAELAAICSRLGRIPTKAEYMDSVGVLDASSAQIYQYLNFDKIEEYQAVADTVAA; via the coding sequence ATGTTGCAAGCCTACGTTGATCATGTTGCCGAGCGCGCTGCACTCGGCATTCCGCCGCTGCCGCTCACCGCGCAGCAAACGTCCGAAGTCATCGAGCTCATGAAAAACGCGACGTCGAAAGACGGCGAGTTTTTGCTCAACCTGATCACCTACCGCGTGCCTGCCGGCGTCGACGACGCGGCCAAGGTCAAGGCCAGCTATCTGGCGGCCGTGGCGCACGGCACCGAAAAGACGTTGCTGATGTCGCGTGCCCGTGCGACCGAACTGCTCGGCACCATGCTCGGCGGCTACAACATCAGCCCGATGGTCGACCTGCTCGACGACCCGGAAGTCGGGCCGGTCGCAGCCGAAGGCTTGAAGAAAACCCTGTTGATGTTCGACCAGTTCCACGACGTCAAGGAAAAGGCCGACAAGGGCAATGCCAACGCCATCGCCGTGCTGCAAAGCTGGGCCGATGCCGAATGGTTCACCAGCCGGCCCGAAGTTCCGCAAAGCATCACCGTCAGCATCTTCAAGGTGCCCGGTGAAATCAACACCGACGACCTGTCGCCGGCGCCCGATGCCTTCAGCCGCCCCGACATTCCGATGCACGCGTTAGCCATGCACAAGAACGCACGCCCCGGCCTCGATGAGCGTGCCTTGCCCGAAGAAGACGGCAAGCGCGGCCCGGTGAAGTTCATCGGGGACCTGCGGGCCCGCGGCAACCTCGTGGCCTATGTCGGCGACGTGGTCGGCACCGGCTCCAGCCGCAAGAGCGCCACCAACTCGGTGTTGTGGTTCACCGGCGAAGACATCCCGTACGTGCCCAACAAGCGCTTCGGCGGCGTCTGCCTGGGCGGCAAGATCGCGCCGATCTTCTACAACACGATGGAAGACTCGGGCGCACTGCCGATCGAGCTCGACGTGAGCCAGATGGAAATGGGCGACGTGGTCGAGCTGCGTCCCTACGACGGCAAGGCATTGAAAGACGGCAAGGTCATCGCCGAGTTCCAGGTCAAGAGCGACGTGCTGTTCGACGAAGTGCGCGCCGGTGGCCGAATTCCTTTGATCATCGGACGCGGCCTGACGACCAAGGCGCGTGAAGCGCTCGGCCTGCCGGTGTCGACCCTGTTCCGCTTGCCGATCAGCCCGGTCGACACGCACAAAGGCTTCACGCTTGCGCAAAAGATGGTCGGCCGCGCCTGCGGTCTGCCAGTGGTCGACGGCAATCAGCAGGGCGTACGCCCCGGCACCTATTGCGAGCCGAAGATGACCAGCGTGGGCTCGCAAGACACGACCGGCCCGATGACTCGTGATGAGCTGAAAGACCTGGCCTGTCTGGGCTTCAGCGCCGACCTCGTCATGCAGTCGTTCTGCCACACCGCGGCGTATCCGAAAAAGGTCGACGTCAAGATGCACCACGAGCTGCCAGACTTCATGGCCACGCGTGGCGGCGTCTCGCTGCGCCCTGGCGACGGCGTGATCCACAGTTGGTTGAACCGCCTGCTTACGCCCGACACCGTCGGCACCGGCGGCGACAGCCACACGCGCTTCCCGATCGGCATCAGCTTTCCGGCCGGCTCCGGACTGGTGGCTTTTGCTGCCGCCACCGGCGTGATGCCGCTGGACATGCCCGAGTCGGTGCTGGTGCGCTTCAAGGGCAAGATGCAACCCGGCGTCACCTTGCGCGACCTGGTCAACGCGATCCCGCTGTACGCCATCAAGGCCGGCCTGTTGACTGTCGCCAAGCAAGGCAAGGTCAATGTGTTCTCAGGCCGCATCCTGGAGATCGAAGGCCTGCCCGACCTCAAGGTCGAACAGGCTTTCGAGCTCAGTGACGCATCGGCCGAACGCTCGGCGGCAGGCTGCACGGTGCACCTGAACAAGGAGCCGATCATGGAGTACATCAACAGCAACATCACGTTGATGCGCTGGATGATCGCCGAAGGCTATGCAGACGGCCGCACTCTGGCGCGCCGCATCGCTGCGCAAGAAGCCTGGCTGCGCGACCCGCAGTTGATGAAGGGCGACGCCGATGCGGACTACGCCGCCGTCATCGAGATCGACCTGGCCGACATCCACGAACCGATCTGTGCCTGCCCTAACGACCCGGATGATGTGAAGACGCTGTCCGACGTGGCGGGCGTGCAGATCGACGAAGTGTTCATTGGCTCGTGCATGACCAACATTGGTCACTTCCGCGCGGCGTCAAAGCTGCTCGAAGGCAAGCGCGACATTCCGGTCAAGCTGTGGATCGCACCGCCGACCAAGATGGATGCGCAGCAGCTGAGCGAAGAAGGCCACTATGGCGTGTTCGGCAATGCCGGCGCGCGCACCGAGATGCCGGGCTGCTCGCTGTGCATGGGCAACCAGGCGCAGGTACGCGAAGGCGCGACGGTCATGTCGACCAGCACCCGGAACTTTCCCAACCGACTGGGCAAGAACTCCAACGTATACCTGGGCAGCGCCGAGCTGGCCGCTATTTGCTCGCGCCTCGGTCGCATCCCGACCAAGGCAGAGTACATGGACAGCGTCGGCGTGCTCGATGCGTCGAGCGCACAGATCTATCAGTATCTCAACTTCGACAAGATCGAGGAATACCAGGCGGTGGCGGACACCGTAGCGGCCTGA
- a CDS encoding HpcH/HpaI aldolase/citrate lyase family protein produces the protein MKTAHPGDVLLGAQAGAIVLPVCDHYSGVEARMKKSLALQADMAEEFGACVFDVTLDCEDGAPVGGESEHAALVTELALGAKPGMRVGVRVHPVDHPAFPGDVMTIAGRAAGSLSHLMVPKVESIADVLQAVAALDAVDAEALPLHVLIESPLAVHNAFEIAAHPRVQSLSFGLMDFVSAHAGAIPADGMGAIGQFVHPLVVSAKLAIASAAHAYGKVPSHCVVTEFSDIDAMRAAAKKAATLFGYTRMWSIHPNQIRPILDAFAPDEAQIHVATRILLAAVGADWAPVSFEGALHDRASYRHFWQVLARAHATGRALPSEAQAWFAGPDS, from the coding sequence ATGAAGACAGCCCATCCCGGCGACGTGCTGTTGGGTGCGCAGGCTGGCGCGATCGTGCTGCCGGTCTGCGATCACTACAGTGGCGTCGAAGCCCGTATGAAAAAAAGTCTCGCGCTACAGGCCGACATGGCCGAAGAGTTCGGCGCTTGTGTCTTCGATGTGACGCTCGACTGCGAAGACGGCGCGCCGGTCGGCGGTGAATCCGAACACGCTGCGCTGGTAACCGAACTCGCGTTGGGCGCCAAGCCCGGCATGCGCGTCGGTGTGCGGGTGCATCCTGTCGACCATCCTGCGTTTCCGGGTGACGTGATGACCATCGCCGGTCGTGCCGCGGGCAGCTTGAGCCATCTGATGGTGCCGAAGGTCGAGTCGATCGCCGATGTGCTGCAAGCCGTCGCTGCACTCGACGCGGTCGATGCAGAGGCATTGCCGCTGCACGTGCTGATCGAATCGCCGCTGGCAGTGCACAACGCCTTCGAGATCGCTGCGCATCCACGCGTGCAGTCGCTCAGCTTTGGACTGATGGATTTCGTTTCGGCACATGCCGGCGCGATTCCGGCCGATGGCATGGGTGCCATCGGGCAGTTCGTTCATCCGCTGGTGGTGAGCGCCAAGCTGGCCATCGCCTCGGCGGCGCATGCGTACGGCAAGGTGCCGTCGCATTGCGTCGTGACCGAATTCAGCGACATCGATGCGATGCGCGCTGCCGCAAAAAAAGCGGCGACCCTGTTCGGCTACACCCGGATGTGGAGCATCCACCCGAACCAGATCCGACCCATCCTCGACGCGTTTGCGCCTGACGAAGCGCAGATCCACGTCGCGACAAGAATCTTGCTGGCCGCAGTCGGCGCAGACTGGGCGCCGGTCAGCTTCGAAGGCGCGCTGCACGACCGCGCCAGCTATCGCCATTTTTGGCAAGTCCTCGCGCGCGCGCACGCTACCGGGCGCGCGCTCCCCTCTGAAGCCCAGGCCTGGTTTGCTGGCCCGGATTCCTGA